The genomic stretch GATCTGGTCGGTCGCGGGTGAGGTGACCTTTCCGGATGACCAGAGTGACTTGGCTTCGAATCCCTCGGACTCGCTCGCGACCTGGATTTCATAAGCGGCCTGCCGGATATCTCGCGCGGCGGGATCGGTCGGAGCGACTTTCCATGAGAATCTCGGGGTGGGAGTGCAGACCGCCAGCGGGTATTGATGATATTCGCAGCGAAGCTCAAGCGGGGACAACTCGGCAGCCACTGGAAGGGCAAGGGCGATCAACACATAAAAATACTTCATCGGCTTGTGGGTTCCAGAATCGGACTTCGTTACGGAGTGAAAAATTACCCGGGAACGTGCAGGATTTCTTGCGCGGAGGTCATCCCGTTTTTACGTGAGGTCGACATTGCCCGATTTCGGCAAGGCTCCCGGCCTCCCGTGAATTCGGGATCAAGGATGGTTCGTAGATCTGACCTCCGACAATCATCATGAACGGAATGAGGCGCTTCCTCCCTTCCATTGTGACCTTCTGCCTGTCACTCACCTGCGGCCCCGTCATCGCTGGGGAAGCCCCTCGCGAATGGTCGTTTTTTCCCTTCGACAACGGAGTCGGACGCGGCGTCTGGCCCCCCGCGGTGCAGGCTGAAACCGTAAGATCGCTTGGTTACGAAGGCATTCATTACAACTATCTCGATCCCTCCGACTTCGCCGCCAAATTGACGGCATGCAACAGCGCCAAGGTGCCCATCCGCGCGGTTTACCTCTACACCTTCGTCGATAAACCCGCTGAGCCCTATGACCCCCGTTTCAAGGAGGTGATCCGCATGCTCAAGGGTTCGGAAACCATCATCTGGCTAACCCTGCGCGATGGAAAGCGTGGCAAGCAGGATGCGGACGCCGCGAAAATCGTCCGGGAGATTGCGGCTCTCGCTGCGGAAGCGGACCTCAAGGTTTCGCTCTACCCGCATGCCGGCTTCTACGTCGCCAGCGCGGAGGACGCCGTGCGCATCGCGGATCTCGTCGATCTTCCCAACGTCGGCGTGAGCGTGAATCTCTGCCACGAACTCTTCGCAGGAAACAGCGGTCGGCTTGGCGAAGTGCTCAAGGCCGCCGCCCCCCGTCTGAATCTCGTGTCCATCAACGGCGCCTCGCCCATCCCCGGCAAAGGTCCGACCGCATGGGAGACCTTGCCGCTGGGATCCGGTTCCTTCGACACCGCCAATTTCCTCCGACAGCTCCGCGACATCGGCTACCGGGGGCCGGTCGGCCATCAGTTCTACGCCGTGGCGGGTGACGACAGGGAAAAGCTCTCGAAGGGCATTACGGCGTGGAAGAGGATCAAAGCGGAGTTGCTGGGATCCGGTGCGGCTGTCGAACCCTGAGGAAGACATCCATGGACTGGGTGCAGCCGCTCCCGTCGGACGTTGCTTCGCCTCCCCCAGCAAGTCGGACCATCCGACAGCCGCGACGTGCCGCGTGCGGTCCACGGTCTGGGTCAGCGATCCGGAGTCGCGTTCGCAGTTGCTTTTTCCCTTTCCGCTACGAGGCGCATTGCGGTGTCGCGAGACGGACCTTCTGGAAACTCGGCCAGGCGGTTACGCACGGCGGCGGGCGGATCGAATTGCAATATCTGCGAAACGAGGCCTTCGGTGGCGTGGCCCTGCAGGCGGGGGTCGGCGATCTGCTTGATGGCGTGGATCATTTCACCGGTGTTTCGCAGGGTCAGTGCTCTCTGGAAGATGGCCGCCGCGAGTTCGGGAGTTTCGGGATATTTTTCCGCACAGTCGCGCAGGGCCTCCAGCGGCGCACTCCGCCCCCATGCGGAGTAAATGGAGGCAACGGCCTCGCCGCGCTGCTCGCCGGTGGGCAGCGTGTTCGCCCAATCGAGGGCTTTCTGCGGGCCCTCCCCGTGGGTGAGAGCCTCGGCCACCTCATTGACCGGAAGTTGGCCTTCGCCCGGCAGCTTGAAGGTCGCCAGCGTGGCGGCAGCGGCGGACGGGTCATTGTTCACCCAGGCACGGAAAAACGCTTGGGCATAGCGCACTTGGTCGGCGGGATCCATCGATTCAATGAAGGCCAGCCCGGCGGAGGGGTTCTTGAAATCCGACATCGCCGCAATGTGGCCAAGCGCGATCGACCGATTTTTCTCGGGGAGATGGGAGATGAGGGCTAAGGCGGCCTGCGGATCTATTTTCCCGTAAGCCCCGACCACCTCGTAACATGCCAGTTCGCCGTTGTCCTCGGCAAGAAAACCCACGGCCCATTTTGCGCCGCGCTCTGGATCGTGGGCGATCTGGGTGGCGGCCAGGGGATATATCAGGTCGGCGGGAATTCGGAGCGGATTGTCGGCGGCCTCCGCGATGAGCGGGATCAGTTCGGCGTCCGGCGAATTGGGAAGCCTCTTGAGCAGATCCCGCAAGGTGTTGGGCGAGCGCTGCCCCCATCGCTTGATCAGGATCCTGGCCAGTGCGAGGCGTCTCTTGGGGTCGGTGACGGCGCCAATTTCCCTGAGCAGGTCGGGAAATTCTGAAGGCAGTGCTTCGGAGACGCGGGCGGCCAGGGCGTCGTCCGGGCGGGAGGGGCGAGGGGAGGCGGGCGCGGATGCCTCGGAGGAAATGGACACGCCGAACGTGGCCGGGGTGGATTTGGAAGCGGCAACTGTTTTCCTCGCCCCGTCTGGAGCTGCCGGCGCGTAGTAAAAGTAAATGGCGCCACCCAGCGCAAGGGTGCCGAGGGCCGGAAGGATCCAGGAATTGGCGGAAAAGTAAGGCATGGCTGTGATGCGTTGGGATTTTAGAGATGAAGGCAGGGACGGCCTCTCCGAGCCGTCCCTGCCATTGATGGCGATTACTCCGAGCCGAATGCGCCGGCGCGGGTGAGCGACATGCCGTTCGGGAAGTTTGAGGAGGTATTGCCCTTGTTGATGAAGCGCACGTAACGGGCGCCCTGGCCGCTACTGAAGAGGAAGTCTTCGTTCCACTTCGTGACGCCGTTGGTCTGCGCGCCCGTGAGTACCGTGGTCCAACTCGTGCCGTTCGTGGAAAGCTGCACGTCGAAGCTCTGCTGGCGGGTGTTGCCGTTGTAAACGGCGACCGTCACGCCAGTCAGCGTCCTCGTTGTGCCCAGATCGATCTGCATGTAATTGTTGATGCTTTCCACCGAGCAGCGCGTGGAGAAAAGTCCGTCTTCGTCTACGAGGTTCGAGGCCGGATAGCCGGACTGGGCGTTGGGCGCGGTGGCGGTGATGCCCGCGAAGAAGGGCCGGGTGAGGCGCCAGCCCAGGCAGCGGGCCTCGTGCAGGGCGAGGAAGTTGTTCGCCGAGTTGCCGCCGTTGACGATGCGCACGTAGCGGGCGGTGACCTCGGCGAAGTAGAAATCCTCGAGGCCAGCGCTCTCGCCGGAGCTCACGACATTGGTCAACCGGTTCGTCCAGGTCGTGCCGTTCGTCGAAGTCTGCACCGTGAAGGTGTAGTTCCGCTGGTCGCCGAGGTAGAAGGCGAGGCCGACGCCGCTGACGGAGCGGTTGTGCCCGAAGTCGAACTGGTAGTAGTGGCCGAGCTGGTCGATGGAGCCATAGTTCCCCGTGACCACGCCGTCCACGAGATACTGGGGATTGCGGTTCGAGTAGGTCGAGTTCGTGGAAGCCGTGTCCACAACGAAGCCTTCTTCGAACTCCGCAAGGCGCAGTGCCGTGTAGTTGCCGGAGGAGGCGCGTTTTTCATCGCCGATCGGGGTGAAGGGATTCGCGTCGCGGTTGCTGTCGTATTGGTGCGGAGTCCAGTCGGTCACGCGGGCGCCGCGGGCGATGAGGTCCGCCACGTAGGCGCGCGTGTCGTCGTAGAACCAGCCGGTGTCGCGGGCGTAAACGAGGCAGATGGTGCGCAGGTTGTTCCCGTAGGTCCAAGCGAGGAGATCGGCGGTCCACTGGCGATAAGGGGCTCCACGGTCGAAGTAATACTGCGGCGGGGCGTCTGTCGCGACGCCGCCTGCGGCGAGGATGTTCGCCCTCAGCAAGTTGAACGCGGAGCTTGAGAACGGATTGCTGGTGAGATAACTGTCCGAGTAACCGTTGGCCGAGGCGATGACGGCGATGGCCGAGCAACGGGCCGCGTAGGAGTTCCGCGCCGCGGTGGTCTGCGCGGTGGGCTGCGACTCGAGATTGTTCACGCAGACGGTGTCGAGCGTGCTGTAAAAATTATCGACGTAGGTGTTGTAGAAGCCGTAGGCGCTGGCGCCGTTGCCGGTGCCCGCCGTGGTCTCGATGATCGGAGGCGCGGGGAAAAGGCTCACGATGGTGTTGCGCTGGGCGTCGGACGTCGCGCCCGCGCCACTCCAGCCGTTCGGGTGGATAAACAACTTGCCGCCCTTGGCTCGGAAGTTCGTCGTGTTGCCCGAGACGGTGTCGTCATCATAGCCGACCTCAAGGACGGATTGGGTGCCGCCGGAACTGACTTCGACGGCGTGGGCCTGTAGGAGGGCGGTGAGTGCGAGGGCGCCCGCAGCGAGGCTGCGGAACAGCGGACTATGGGTTTTTTTTGTTTTCATAGGATTTTGCTAGATGACCGGAGCTTGGTGGAGTCTCCCTCCCGCCGGTCACGGGAGGAGAAAGTGATGAAAAGGCGAAGTCCGTTGCGGAAATCGGAGTTGTGGCTGGTCCTCCGGATGCGGCTGAACCGGCGGATAACATTATCTTGGGTTTTTGAAGGCGATGACTGTGAACCGGGTTAAGTGATCACGAGGATTCAGCACCACGATGAGATGCTACACAACGGGGAGGCCGGAAATCATCCCGTGTTCGCGGGGTTTCTCGCAGGACAGCAAGCACCGGGGAAACGGGTACCACTGCCAAGGAATAGCCTCACATGGTAGTGTCCTAATTTGGAAATTAGGACACTACCCCTCACATCGTGAGGAATCGGCTCGCGGCAGCTCAGCGGGGCAGCTCGACAAGCCGGCCTGAGCGCAACACCACCGGTCCGGCGAGGCCGGACGTTTCCAAGGGCGCGGTGGCGGCCGGGGCGCGGATGGTCCAGGTCTTGCGCCGGTCCGGCGGCAGGGAGGCATCGTAGGCGAGACGGTTGAACCAAGTGTTGGTGACCTTGATGGAAATCACATTCGCGCCGCCGGTGAGGTGGGTCGTGATGTCAGCCCGGAACGGTGGTCCCCACAGGGTGGCGGCCAGTTTTCCATTGACCACGACTTCGGCGATCACCGACACGTGCCCAAGGTCCAACAGGTAACGTGTGTCGGCGGCGGGGGCGTCAAGATTCACTTCGCAGGTATAGGTCGCGGAACCGGAAAAGGCGCGTGCCGCCGGATCCTCAAGGTCTGACCAAGGTTTGAGCTGCGGCAGGTCGATCCGCTCGGGAGCATCCCAGCCAGGCGGGAATGACAATTTCCACGGGCCCGTTAGAGGAACCGCAGGCAGGGGCTCGACCGTTACCTTGGCGACGAACTGATCGCCACGCCGGAGTTGGTAGTCGCCGGCCTGCCAGGCGAGCAATCGCTGGCCGCCATCGAGAATTTCCGCAGTCAGGGGCGGGCTTTCCACGAGCGGTTGCACGGGCTCACCGGACTTCAATCCCTGGGTCGCCTGGGGCGGGTGCTTGTCCACGCGTTGCGGATCCGTCAGATCGACGAGGGTTTTCCCGTCCCGATCCATCCGCACGAAGCCGGGATTGCTCTTCTCCTTGCGGAAAATCACGAACACCGAGCCCGCCGCCGGAAGGCTGATGTGGACTGTGGTTCCATTCCCCGCGATCTGATGGAAATCCGCAGGCCTGCCGGTGCCCAGGAGGGGATTCCACAACTCCGGCACGCCTTGGCTGGCGAAGCGGAGATTGGCGTTCAGCGGGAACCTGCGATCGGCCGCGACGAAATAAATTTCCGCGTTGTCCGTCCGCCGATGACACCAGGTGGCGGCACCCGCGCCGGTCACGTCGGGCTGGACGCCGGCCTTCTCCAGCAGGGAAGCGAGGGGATCGCCCCAGAGGAGGCGGCCCTTGCCGAGTTTCCGATCACCGGTCGCGGCTATCGTTTCTCCCCAGAGTTTCCGGACGATTTGTTTGAATTTCAGTTCGTCCGCCGCGCCGCCGCTGAGCGAGGGGTTTTCAAACGCGGGGAGGCCGATCACGATGGCGCCCTGTTGGACGAGGCCGTGCAGGCGGGCGAGCGATGGCAAGGTGAGCCGGGTTCCGCCGGGCAGCCAGAGGGCTTTCCATGTGACGCCTTCGGGAGATTTCAAAACACCATCGGCGACGCTGATGCGGTGGATGAGGACGTCGGGATTCAGATAGTCGAACTTGATGCCCTCGGGGAAAACCTGCTCCTGGCGCGGCTTGTGATCCAAGTCATCGCCAAGATACCAGAGCACGTCCGCCACCGGCCGCCCTTGTTGAAGCATGAACTGGCAGCGGGAGAGGTAGCGCGTCCATTCCGGCATGTGCGGCCACCAAGTCTGGCCGCGAATGAACGGCGTGCCGATCTGCGCCCCAAAGGAGGTACCGGGCACGACATCGAGCCGCGGGTTGTGGGTGTAGGTGTGGAAGACCAGGTGATTGAGGCCCTGCGCGAAATGCCGGTCCGCCAGGTGTTTCAACATGAAGGGGTGCTCGTTCCACTTGATGTCGATGTTGGTGAACGCCTCCGCAGCGACCTGCTTTTTCCCGTAAATATGGGCGGCGGAAACGGCTGGCAGAATCGGCTTTGACTCCAGGCCGCCCCAGTGCGGGTCGTTGGGATGCCAGAGTTCGCACATCGGGATGTCCGCCTTGCCATAGTATTGCAGGATGTCGCCGGTCGGCACGTCGCCCGGACCGGATTCGAAGGAAAGCTTCAGCCCGCGTTCCCGGCCGAGCGTGGCAAGGCGTCCGTAGTAGTTGGAAACGAGCAGGTCGTTGAGGGTGGCGCGCCAGTCGCGGAGGAAGCGCCGGCTGGTGAGGTGGTCGCCGATCACCCAGCCGGCCAGGGCGGGCAGCCACGGTCGGAGTGCGTATCCCCGCAGTCCGGCGAACTCGCGCTCCATTTCCGGGGTCCACGTCTGGGTGTGGCATTCCCAGCTATCAATCACCATGCCATTCAAGCGTCCCGCATCCGCAGGGCCGCCCGCCGCGGAAATACGGCCGATGTAGCCGGCGAAATGGACGTCTGCCCCTTTTTTCGAAAGCTTGTCGCACTCGAATCCGGTGGCCTCCTTCGGCGCGGGGGCGTTCCTCGCACCAGTGTTGACGTGGCCGAAGCGCACGACCGTCCATTTTCCCGCCAGTGCCGTCCACTCCAGCTTACCGCCGGAGTCCATGTGCTTGGAAAGATCGACCACACGGGCGGGGGCGATCCAAGAGGCCTCGTCCTGCGGCGGCGGCGGGCTTCGGTTCAGACTCCGCAGCACGTAGCCCGCCTGGCCGTGCCAGTCATCGACGCGGGCGGCGGACGAAAGGCGGAAGCTGGAGAGTTCCAGCGCCGTCTTGTTTTCAAAAGTGAAGCGGAAGGTGCTGGCGGTGGCGTCCGGCAGGGCGAGGACGAGCGGTTGATCATCCTGCCAGTTGCTGCGAGGAATCTCTCGGCGCGCGATTGGCACAAGTCCGTTTGGCCCGACCGCCTCAACGCGGATCGCGGCTCCGGGGTCGAAGTTCCGGCGCCTCGCAAGCTTCTCCACGGACGGCAGCTCCAAGGACCGCAAAGTCACCGGTGTGGCGAACGAAACCTCGACCCAAGCATGATTTGCCGCGGGCGCCAACTGAATGGAAACTCCCTTTGCTCCGTGCAACAAATCCGCCCAAGGCAGCTTTTCGTTACTTCCACGCACTGCGGAGGGAACTAGATTCGTCCCGTCGTCGCCCGCCGGAGTGGGAAACGCGAGCACCGCAATATCGCGGTAGTCGCGCCAGTCCTCGGCGCTCGGCTGGGGCTTCGGCAAGTGGATAGAAACCTGGTTTCCGCCGACCACATCCGTTCGGCTGAATATCAGGTCGCGCATGGAGTTTTCAGGCTTGATCCACGGGCCGCCGGACATCGCCCATCCCGGACAATTCTGCATGGTGAAGCTCAGGCCAAGGCGGCGGCAATCATCCGCGGTGTGCGAGATCATGCCGTCCCATGAAGGACTGAGGCAGGCGATCTGCGGCGTGACGCCGGGCCACGGTCCGCCGAACTGGCCGTGGAAGAGCTGGATGCCGCTCAATCCCGCGTCGGCGACCGCCTCCAGGTCGGCGGTTAGTCCGGGTCTGGCCACGTTGCCGCCGATCAAGTGAAACCATGTCTCCGGCCGCGATTCGCGCGGCGGCGTGGCAAACCCGGAGGACAGCGGATCGGCCGCCAGCAGGAGGTTTACGCCAGCGAAGATCGATGAAACGACGAGAGTGGTTTTCAAGAGCATGGGAGGGGGAATTTACAGCGCGTAGGGGCGGATGGCTTTGAGGCCCGCTGGAGTCGCGGGCACGAGGCGGATCGCTTGACAGTAGCGACATCCTGCCGGACCGCGATCCGCGCGGCGGTCTTGCCGTCCGGCGAGGTGTGGTCCTCCGCACAAACAGGCGGGATGATGCTGGGCAGGATTGCCGCGCAAGCGAGCGTGACGGAACGGTCGACCGTGGATTCAAACAGACGTGGGCGCATTGTGGCAGTGAGACAATCTTCCCGGGTGATGGGAGAACAGTATCATCGTGCCAGGAATCGCGGCGAACGGAACATCCCGTAAATGCGTGATCAGGCGGATATGGACTGGGCGTTTACAAACATAGTATGCTTGCACCTGTATAGTCGGCTCGGATCGAACTTTGAATCGAGTCGCCCACACGGAAAAAACCCACATATCATGAAATCCGGAATTCGCATCATCATCGCCAGCCTGATAGCCTCGTGTTCGTCACTGACCGGGGCGGAGGCAATCGAAGGATTCCTGGGCTTGAAGTTCGGGGCAGATCGCGAGACCGCGAAGACCACGATGGTGGAACGGGGATTCAAGCTCAAGGATCACAAGTCGGAACACAAACTTGAGTTCGAGAAAGGTAGCTATGCGGGGCAGCCTTTGCGATCACTCGTGATGGAGTTCACGAACAACCGGTTCAATCGCGCCACAGCGGTGTTCGAAGTCAGTTCCGGCAAACGCGAGGAATGTGTGCGGCTGGGATTGAAAGCAAACGATAGCGTGCGGGACCAGCTGACCAGCCAGTATGGAAATCCCACCTCGGTGAAGAGTGTATCAAGGTCAAAGCTTCGCGACGGCAAGGACGCGGGGAGTTCGATGTTCAGTGCCGCTTGGCGGAGCAAGGGTGCCGTGAATGGGGGCGAGCGCTCCATCACGCTTAGCACCGTCACCATCGGACTCTATTCCTGGGTGTTCAACGTGGTTTATGATGACGGCGCGCCAAAGGCGGAACCGCAGGGAGGTCTCTGAGTGGTGGGGCCTATGCTCTCCCGATGAATTCCGGACAGTAGGAAATGAGTGTGCGCAAAACATACCTTTTCGCGTGCATCCTTGCGTTCGCGTTTACGTCTTCGGTCGTCGCCCAGACCTTGATCACGGGACAGAAGGCCGATTATGAACTGGCTCCGGGGCCGGTCGTCGGCAGCACGACAGCCGTTACCGCCCGCGCGGGGGCGACCAATGCGGCGAGTAGTCCGGGGTTTCGCAATTGTGTCTATATCTTCGCGCTGCCCCCGGTGCCTGCCGGTCAGGTGGTGACGTCCGCGACGCTCGCCCTCACCTACGTGTCGAAATCCGGCGCTTCCACTTTTAACACCGACCTGTGGGGGATCGGTTTTCAAGCGGGCACGACGCCGGTCCTCAATGCGCTCGCGGCAAACACCGCTTCCGAAGGCGTGAAATTGCAGGACAACATCATCGAGCCGACCACCGCGACAGGCCGAGTCACCTCGACGAATTTCATCTCCTACCTACAAGACTTCTACGCCGCGAACCCCGCCTACGCGGGCGGCACCAACGTCTTTCTCCGTCTGAACCCCGACGTTGGCTCGACCTCCATCATCGGCTACAACCTCGCCACCGCCGACGGCGCTGCGGCCGACGCGCCCGTGCTGCGCATGCAGTTCGGCGCACCGCTCGCCGACGTCCATCCGCGCCTCATGGCGGGTCCGCCGGACCGTCCGCGCATCATCGAAAACATCCGGACCGTGCCGTGGTTCGCGACGGCCTACCAAGCGATTTACAACGGTGTCGCCGCCGACGTGAACCGCCACCGGACCGACCCGAATTACATCCTTTCCCGGATGCAGATGAACTGGGTGAACCGCTACACCGTGGATACGGTGAATTCTTCCAACCGCTGGCAAAGCGGCAGCCACGGCGCGGCCGGAGTTCCGCCCGTTCCCACGCCTCGTTTCGCCGGCGCGCGCGACTGGGCCACCGACTATTCACTCGACAGCGGGAGTTCGGCGCTCCCCTACAACGACGATCCGGCCGGCACAGGCAAGATCTGGATGAAGAACAAGACGACCGGCGTCTATGCTTGGACGGATCCCGGGTTGACCGGCCAAGCCATCGAGAAGGCAAACGCGGACCTCATGGCCAAGGCGCGGGACGCGGCCTTTGTCTATTGGCTGACCGGTGATGAAGCCTTCGCGAAGTTCGCCACGGACATCTTCTGGCAGTTTTGGTACGGCTACTCGTTCAAGCAGACGATCCCGACCGGCGCCGCATCCATCTGCGGCACCGTCACCTTCGAGGTCATCCACGATGAAATGAATCGCGCCTCCGCGATCACCTACGATTTCCTGCATCCCTACCTTGTGGCACAAGGCAAGGACACGGTCTTGATCGAGGCACAGTTCAGACGCGTGGCCAACCGACAGATAGACGGAGGAAACCCCACCGGAAACTGGAACATCATCCAGGCCATTTACATCACCCATCTCGGCCTCGTGCTTCAGCCAAACTCCGCCTACCCCGATGGCAAGGGCCGCGAGTACTACGCCGACGTCGTCCTGAACGCGGCCCTGCCGAAACAAACCGGACTGACGCAAGTCATTCAAACCGGCTACGATCAGACCACCGCGCTCTGGCCGGAAGCGTGGGGCTACGGCATCGATGTGACGTCCAACCTGACCGACATCCTCAGCCTTCTGGACCGCAGTGGCTTCGGCACCGGCCTGCTCGCGTCTGGCATTTTTCCGCGCGCCGTCATGGTCCAGAACCAGATGCTCTATCCGCACGGCTGGGCCGCCAACTGCGGCGACACCGGTTCCCGGACCGTGGAGACGGAGCCAATGGAGCTTCTCGCCGCCGCCGCCCAACGTCGCGGCGACACCGCCACACTCGCCCAAATGGTCGGCGCCCTCCGCACCGCGGAGGGTCTCAGCAGCCCTTACAATCGCACCAACAACCGCGGGCTGGTGCCGCTGTGTTTTTACTCCGGGGAGTTGCCCGAAATCCCACCCACGCCGCCCGTGCAAAGCCGGCATTTCCATGCCGCACCGCTCAACCAATGGATCATGCGCACGCCGACAGCCGACTACCGCTATTCGCTCGGCAGCAGCCTGGCGGGCACGGCGGGCGGGCATGCGCAGAACCAGGGGCTCGCCCTCGAACTCTACGGCGCGGGCATGACGATCGGGCCGGACCCGTCGCGCGGCAGCAGCTACTGGCAGCCGGATTACCACGATTACATCAAAAAGCCGCCGTCCCATAACACCGTCATCGTCGGCGGCCTGTCCACCGCCGGCGGTGCCTTCACCACCCGCGCGGTGGAACCCGCGACCACTGCTGCGGCTGTCTCGCCGAATTTCAACTTCGTCTACGCCGATTTGTCCAACACGTCGCCCTCCAGCGTCTCGGCCGACCAACGCCGCCTGGTCGCCAACGTACTCACCGGCAGCCAGAGTGGGTTCTACTTCGATGTCTTCCGCAGCAAGCTGAAATCCACCACCGCGACCACGCAGTCGCATGATTATCTCTACCATTCCATCGGCCTGTCCGCCACGGTCTCCGCTGTTAGTGGGACGTCCCCGATATTGGCATCCTCCGGCGTGCTCACGTCGGCGAACGGCAATCAAAAGGGTTACGACTACTTCAAGGACGAGAAATCCGCCGCTTTCTCCGGCGATTTCAAGACCGAGTTCGACGTCAACACCGGCAACGCCGCGACGGCCGCGAAAATGACGATGTGGATGCTGGGTCAGCCCAACCGCACCATTTTCTCGGTCAATGGGCAGACGGCCGTGCTCCCCGGTTCTTTTCCCAGCACCTTCAACAATCGCGTCATGCCGACCATCCTCATCCGGCAGAACAACAACGCCTGGACGAATCCATTCATTTCCGTCTTCGAGCCCTCGCTCAATTCCGCAGGCCCGAAGGTAACGGCCGTCCGCGCTCTGGACGGATTCTCCACCGGCAACACGATCATGGTCGCGGTGAACAGCGAGCTCGGCAATCCCGCGCTGGCGGACACGACCTACCTTTTCTCCGATGACAACGGCGCGCGGCAGACTTCTGGAAACATCGCTTTCAAAGGGATGCACGGCGCCATTCAGGTGCGGGACGGAGCGGTCAGCGAACTCTATCTGGGCTCCGGCTTTGAGGTCGCGCGGGGAGTTCACGGCGTGAAGGCCGTTAGCACGACCGCCGCCACCGCTGCCTCGTTGCGGACAGCGGGAAATGATTGGTTCTGCGCGGCGCTCGCCCCCGTGACGGTCACCCTGCCGCGGCCGGGTGCGCGGCTGCCGCGGGTCACGCTTCACAACGGCGCGACGCAGACTTTCCCCGCAGGACTGGTGGCGGGCTCGACCTCCGACGGCGCTACCTATTCATTCACGGTCCCGGCGGGCAACTACACGATTCAATCGGACTTCACCCTGCCGAACGTTCCCGGCTATCAGGTAACCGATGTCGGTGCGCTCTCCACGCCGACTCTCGCGGGCGTTTCCGGAGAGGTTTACACCGTGAGTGCGAGCGGCGCGGACATCGGCGGTTCCGCGGATGCCTTCGGCTTCGTCCATCAGACACTGGCCGATGAGATCACGCTGATCGCCCGCATCGCCAGCCTCGACAATTCCAACCCTGCCGCCAAAGCCGGGTTGATGATCCGAAGCGGCACAGCGGCTAACGCAGTTTATGCCGGAGTGTTTGTGACGCCGAGTT from Luteolibacter arcticus encodes the following:
- a CDS encoding discoidin domain-containing protein; amino-acid sequence: MKTKKTHSPLFRSLAAGALALTALLQAHAVEVSSGGTQSVLEVGYDDDTVSGNTTNFRAKGGKLFIHPNGWSGAGATSDAQRNTIVSLFPAPPIIETTAGTGNGASAYGFYNTYVDNFYSTLDTVCVNNLESQPTAQTTAARNSYAARCSAIAVIASANGYSDSYLTSNPFSSSAFNLLRANILAAGGVATDAPPQYYFDRGAPYRQWTADLLAWTYGNNLRTICLVYARDTGWFYDDTRAYVADLIARGARVTDWTPHQYDSNRDANPFTPIGDEKRASSGNYTALRLAEFEEGFVVDTASTNSTYSNRNPQYLVDGVVTGNYGSIDQLGHYYQFDFGHNRSVSGVGLAFYLGDQRNYTFTVQTSTNGTTWTNRLTNVVSSGESAGLEDFYFAEVTARYVRIVNGGNSANNFLALHEARCLGWRLTRPFFAGITATAPNAQSGYPASNLVDEDGLFSTRCSVESINNYMQIDLGTTRTLTGVTVAVYNGNTRQQSFDVQLSTNGTSWTTVLTGAQTNGVTKWNEDFLFSSGQGARYVRFINKGNTSSNFPNGMSLTRAGAFGSE
- a CDS encoding glycosyl hydrolase, which produces MLLKTTLVVSSIFAGVNLLLAADPLSSGFATPPRESRPETWFHLIGGNVARPGLTADLEAVADAGLSGIQLFHGQFGGPWPGVTPQIACLSPSWDGMISHTADDCRRLGLSFTMQNCPGWAMSGGPWIKPENSMRDLIFSRTDVVGGNQVSIHLPKPQPSAEDWRDYRDIAVLAFPTPAGDDGTNLVPSAVRGSNEKLPWADLLHGAKGVSIQLAPAANHAWVEVSFATPVTLRSLELPSVEKLARRRNFDPGAAIRVEAVGPNGLVPIARREIPRSNWQDDQPLVLALPDATASTFRFTFENKTALELSSFRLSSAARVDDWHGQAGYVLRSLNRSPPPPQDEASWIAPARVVDLSKHMDSGGKLEWTALAGKWTVVRFGHVNTGARNAPAPKEATGFECDKLSKKGADVHFAGYIGRISAAGGPADAGRLNGMVIDSWECHTQTWTPEMEREFAGLRGYALRPWLPALAGWVIGDHLTSRRFLRDWRATLNDLLVSNYYGRLATLGRERGLKLSFESGPGDVPTGDILQYYGKADIPMCELWHPNDPHWGGLESKPILPAVSAAHIYGKKQVAAEAFTNIDIKWNEHPFMLKHLADRHFAQGLNHLVFHTYTHNPRLDVVPGTSFGAQIGTPFIRGQTWWPHMPEWTRYLSRCQFMLQQGRPVADVLWYLGDDLDHKPRQEQVFPEGIKFDYLNPDVLIHRISVADGVLKSPEGVTWKALWLPGGTRLTLPSLARLHGLVQQGAIVIGLPAFENPSLSGGAADELKFKQIVRKLWGETIAATGDRKLGKGRLLWGDPLASLLEKAGVQPDVTGAGAATWCHRRTDNAEIYFVAADRRFPLNANLRFASQGVPELWNPLLGTGRPADFHQIAGNGTTVHISLPAAGSVFVIFRKEKSNPGFVRMDRDGKTLVDLTDPQRVDKHPPQATQGLKSGEPVQPLVESPPLTAEILDGGQRLLAWQAGDYQLRRGDQFVAKVTVEPLPAVPLTGPWKLSFPPGWDAPERIDLPQLKPWSDLEDPAARAFSGSATYTCEVNLDAPAADTRYLLDLGHVSVIAEVVVNGKLAATLWGPPFRADITTHLTGGANVISIKVTNTWFNRLAYDASLPPDRRKTWTIRAPAATAPLETSGLAGPVVLRSGRLVELPR
- a CDS encoding sugar phosphate isomerase/epimerase family protein; its protein translation is MRRFLPSIVTFCLSLTCGPVIAGEAPREWSFFPFDNGVGRGVWPPAVQAETVRSLGYEGIHYNYLDPSDFAAKLTACNSAKVPIRAVYLYTFVDKPAEPYDPRFKEVIRMLKGSETIIWLTLRDGKRGKQDADAAKIVREIAALAAEADLKVSLYPHAGFYVASAEDAVRIADLVDLPNVGVSVNLCHELFAGNSGRLGEVLKAAAPRLNLVSINGASPIPGKGPTAWETLPLGSGSFDTANFLRQLRDIGYRGPVGHQFYAVAGDDREKLSKGITAWKRIKAELLGSGAAVEP